One genomic segment of Chitinophaga sancti includes these proteins:
- a CDS encoding M13 family metallopeptidase has product MQNWFFLSVFLVSFVACQPRTNEKPFIAIEGIDSAIRPGDNFYNYVNLKWYDTAQIPPSQSGVGAYRFMNYQQRLRLQGILDSVSKSNPPAGSLEQKLGDFFAAGMDTNTIEQRGFEPLKTGLSRINAITSTADMLSFIVEQTKLSNPSLIDFQVSPDQENSSMNMGHIYQTGIGMPDRDYYFKTDSATVAIQQAYKKYLSDLFNLTGSDSALAQKNAALVYNIQKQLATSHKTNIELRNIKDNFHKVALGNLNKQQPNIGWKTFFQNLNATMDSLDVAQPGYYDKLNTLLKSIPLEDWKIYLKANYISNYADYLSKPFVNSSFEYNKALTGQAMQKTRGETMSSVVDAYLGQALGQLYTKLYFPESAKTRMLELVNNLQKAFSNRVDSLDWMSDSTKQKAKEKLFAITKKIGYPDKWREYKNVTVVRNKYFENVVSAAANNFQYNLAKLGKPVDKTEWFTTPSTVTAYNNPYANEIVFPAGILQPPYFDNNADDALNYGGIGMVIGHEMTHTFDDQGAQFDKDGNVKSWWTPQDYEKFKAKTQQVIDLYSQFTVLDSIHVKGALTVGENTADLSGIAVAYDAFKMTKQGQDTTKIGGFTPDQRFFFSIARIWRVKMKDEYLRYWVNNDPHSPPIWRVNGPLMNIPAFYSAFNVQPGQKMYLEEDKRIRIW; this is encoded by the coding sequence ATGCAAAACTGGTTCTTTCTATCCGTTTTCTTAGTTTCTTTTGTTGCCTGTCAACCACGAACTAACGAAAAACCCTTTATTGCTATTGAAGGTATCGACTCTGCCATCCGGCCAGGCGATAATTTTTATAATTATGTAAACCTAAAATGGTATGATACCGCACAAATTCCACCCAGCCAGTCGGGTGTGGGAGCATACCGGTTTATGAACTATCAGCAACGTCTCAGATTACAGGGTATCCTTGATAGCGTATCAAAAAGTAATCCCCCCGCTGGCAGCCTTGAACAAAAACTCGGTGATTTCTTTGCTGCCGGAATGGATACCAATACCATCGAACAACGTGGCTTTGAACCTCTCAAAACGGGGTTGTCACGGATCAATGCCATCACCAGTACTGCTGATATGCTTAGTTTCATAGTGGAGCAAACCAAATTGTCAAACCCATCCCTTATTGATTTTCAGGTTTCTCCCGATCAGGAAAACAGTAGCATGAATATGGGGCATATTTATCAAACAGGCATTGGCATGCCTGACAGGGATTATTACTTCAAGACGGACAGCGCCACTGTTGCTATACAGCAAGCATATAAAAAATATCTCTCAGATCTTTTTAATTTGACTGGAAGCGATTCTGCACTAGCCCAAAAAAATGCTGCACTTGTTTACAATATCCAAAAGCAACTGGCAACATCACATAAAACCAATATTGAACTGCGGAATATAAAAGACAATTTCCATAAAGTAGCGCTGGGTAATTTAAATAAGCAACAACCTAATATAGGTTGGAAGACTTTCTTCCAAAATCTTAATGCTACCATGGATTCGCTGGATGTAGCCCAACCAGGTTATTATGATAAATTGAATACACTCCTAAAGTCCATCCCGCTCGAGGATTGGAAAATTTACCTGAAAGCGAATTATATCAGTAATTATGCTGACTACCTCAGCAAACCCTTTGTAAATTCATCCTTTGAATATAATAAAGCCCTTACGGGACAGGCCATGCAAAAAACACGCGGCGAGACCATGTCCAGCGTTGTAGATGCCTATCTTGGCCAGGCGTTGGGACAATTATATACGAAGCTATATTTCCCGGAGTCTGCCAAAACACGCATGCTGGAGCTTGTGAATAACCTGCAGAAAGCATTTTCCAATAGGGTAGACTCGCTGGACTGGATGAGTGATAGTACCAAACAAAAAGCCAAAGAGAAATTATTTGCTATCACCAAAAAGATCGGATACCCCGATAAGTGGCGCGAATATAAAAATGTTACCGTGGTGAGGAATAAATATTTTGAAAATGTGGTATCGGCAGCCGCGAACAACTTTCAATATAACCTGGCCAAACTGGGTAAGCCTGTTGACAAGACCGAGTGGTTCACTACACCTTCCACTGTTACTGCTTATAACAATCCTTACGCCAACGAAATTGTATTCCCTGCCGGAATTCTGCAACCGCCTTACTTTGACAACAACGCGGACGACGCGCTTAACTATGGGGGTATTGGCATGGTGATCGGCCATGAAATGACGCATACATTCGACGACCAGGGGGCCCAGTTTGATAAAGACGGTAATGTAAAAAGCTGGTGGACACCTCAGGACTACGAGAAGTTTAAAGCCAAAACACAACAGGTTATTGACCTGTACAGCCAATTCACCGTATTAGACAGTATTCATGTAAAAGGGGCGCTTACAGTAGGTGAAAACACAGCGGATCTAAGCGGGATTGCCGTAGCTTATGATGCGTTTAAAATGACCAAACAAGGCCAGGATACAACGAAGATCGGTGGGTTTACACCTGATCAGCGATTTTTCTTTTCAATAGCCAGGATCTGGCGGGTGAAAATGAAAGACGAATACCTGCGCTACTGGGTCAATAACGATCCCCATTCTCCACCCATTTGGCGTGTAAATGGTCCACTGATGAATATTCCGGCATTCTACTCAGCGTTTAATGTGCAACCTGGACAGAAAATGTACCTGGAGGAGGATAAGCGGATCAGGATATGGTAA
- a CDS encoding alpha/beta hydrolase, translating to MENILKPGNLFKLFITAIIMTGASISNAQQIKPNSSGYAPANGTKVYYEVYGDGKPIVLIHGAYYTIEMNWGELIPELAKTRKVIAIELQGHGHTPYSDRKLSRATLASDVEKVMDYLKIDSADITGYSFGGQVAYQFAIQSPKRLRKLVIISSVYKSEGWITEITGVFKKMKPELFANSPLQAAYDAAAPDKTKWNMFLEQMIALAGEPFNLGDDNIAKITAPVLIISGDNDGMDKIELAKTYKLLGGGVSADMQPMPKSQLAIIPNQSHVSLMNQTKTIFSYLDSFLQ from the coding sequence ATGGAAAATATATTAAAACCAGGAAATCTTTTCAAATTATTCATAACCGCAATTATTATGACTGGAGCATCTATATCCAATGCACAACAAATCAAACCTAATAGCAGTGGCTACGCACCAGCTAATGGTACCAAAGTTTATTACGAAGTATACGGTGATGGTAAGCCTATTGTTCTAATACATGGTGCTTATTATACAATCGAAATGAATTGGGGGGAATTAATACCTGAATTGGCAAAAACAAGAAAAGTAATTGCTATAGAATTGCAAGGACATGGGCATACACCCTATTCAGATAGAAAATTATCCCGGGCAACTTTAGCTAGCGATGTGGAGAAGGTAATGGATTACCTGAAAATTGATAGCGCGGATATTACGGGATATAGTTTTGGTGGTCAGGTAGCCTACCAGTTCGCGATACAAAGTCCTAAACGATTGAGAAAATTGGTCATCATATCTTCTGTTTATAAAAGTGAAGGCTGGATAACCGAAATAACGGGTGTTTTTAAAAAAATGAAGCCTGAGTTGTTTGCAAATTCGCCTTTGCAAGCCGCCTATGATGCTGCAGCACCAGATAAAACAAAATGGAATATGTTCCTGGAACAGATGATTGCCTTAGCCGGAGAGCCATTTAATTTGGGTGACGACAATATAGCAAAAATCACTGCACCTGTATTAATCATATCAGGTGACAATGATGGCATGGATAAAATCGAATTGGCAAAAACATATAAATTATTGGGAGGGGGTGTTTCTGCTGATATGCAACCAATGCCAAAATCACAGCTGGCCATTATTCCCAATCAAAGCCATGTTAGCCTCATGAATCAGACAAAAACAATATTCAGTTATTTAGATAGCTTTTTACAATAA
- a CDS encoding AidA/PixA family protein — protein sequence MVVDTDVIKATYGRNAGPNEARGLDHHEGINLICPKANYKGQANGQSDPANIIFSANVQDYVAFWATTISNNSDDAVIIYNISPNSGNPNVFNPFRSDEEVRSGAVVPSQPDAVPGTQTSVTFYSFESKVKTKGTEAFTIYFALYEVDPANPENQILYGCYFWDPTIQVQ from the coding sequence ATGGTTGTTGACACTGACGTTATTAAAGCAACATATGGCCGAAATGCAGGCCCGAATGAAGCCCGTGGTCTTGACCATCATGAAGGTATCAACCTGATATGCCCTAAAGCGAATTATAAAGGGCAGGCCAATGGACAGAGTGACCCGGCTAATATTATCTTCTCTGCAAATGTGCAGGATTATGTAGCATTCTGGGCTACTACTATTTCCAATAATTCTGACGATGCTGTTATCATCTATAATATATCACCCAACAGTGGTAATCCAAATGTGTTTAATCCTTTCCGGTCAGATGAGGAAGTGAGAAGCGGTGCTGTGGTACCTTCACAACCAGATGCCGTGCCGGGCACGCAGACCTCAGTAACGTTTTATTCCTTCGAGTCCAAGGTTAAAACTAAAGGTACAGAAGCCTTTACCATATATTTTGCACTATATGAAGTAGATCCGGCTAATCCGGAAAATCAGATCCTTTATGGTTGTTACTTCTGGGATCCAACAATCCAGGTACAATAA
- a CDS encoding RICIN domain-containing protein — protein sequence MKQKTIMLLLLVCTLATHAQVVLYSDINYAGTAISFPVGNYRLADMNAAGFPDDALSSFSIPAGYQVTFFADDNFTGKSFSSTASSTWIGTEWNDQVTSFIVSTIPPSQGTANWIWSPNAGPANTWIAFRKKLSLASKPATALTKIAAENKYWLYVNNQLVVKDGGLSIRPDLVNTYYDEVDIAPYLQAGENTIAVLVWYKGGQNGYSERAVGNGGLLFDAGSVVVSDDTWKYSVHPSFGATTQLILNGQDYKWIAFPVSYDAANEPAGWTSAGFNDASWATAVKKGLPPVAPWNSLVPRGIPFWREAELSNYQNSIPATVTANTTITGTVGTNIQLRPYLHVNAPAGVKIKITVNRHYWQEYITKAGDQEFECFAWQNSSNHTVTYEFSNVTGTVQILGLKYRESSYNVDITGQFNSSDASLNTLWTKAKNTSKVCMRDQYYDCPDRERGQWWGDVSEQILYSFYLYDTSVNKLTRKAFRELMNTQKGNGSLYTTAPGTSFHLPDQNLAAVAMIWKYYMYTGDRPLLQEIYPQLKKYIQFCVVSSNADGMLLLQNDAWNWIDWGTNIDPVPVGSANTVFNALYISVLETAINTANLLGQTADATYYQELQTKVKNNFNNYFWNSASRAYMSSNVSSRLVDDRSNAWALSTGLANDQQKAGALSVLKNRNDAGPYQEMYVEENLFKLDPTAAITRMKNRFTPMINSWSSTLWEDFTESNSNAGYSSNNHAWSAGPLYVMSAYLLGIRPTQPAYAEFIFAPQPGGVTQFAGVVPSVKGNIIASFSLDSTGFTQSLTSPSGTTAIVSVPKDVLSTLIAEIKVGGITVWKNGTFLGGVSGVTFFQQNDVSVQFKVSPGNWEFTALAFSSTDPVIAYVDCNYSGTAVSLPVGNYTLAQMNAKGIPDDAISSLVVAEGYKVMLYADDNFTGQTETLTANNNCITWSALHDKTTSIRVLTNGVTNLSGTYFLQNRASGLQMDVNGASTADGASVIHSDYNGNANQQFILTHLGDGNYKILAKHSSKSLDVNAASLLNGTNVIQYPYHDPVESHQNFIIVATGDGYYKMIAKHSGKVLQVNGVSGGGLVHQWSNIGQINGQWAFTAAAAAVATATMSSLSVDPNPATNMITVKLAATKEEDLYMRIYNASGTLVSPPQKIYSGQQFNLSALPAGIYIINVTIGDKVVSKKVVKY from the coding sequence ATGAAGCAAAAAACAATAATGCTGTTATTGCTGGTCTGTACGTTAGCCACCCATGCCCAAGTGGTACTCTACAGTGACATTAATTATGCAGGTACCGCTATCTCATTCCCCGTTGGAAATTACAGGCTTGCAGATATGAATGCAGCTGGTTTCCCGGATGATGCCCTTTCTTCCTTTTCCATCCCTGCAGGGTACCAGGTTACCTTTTTTGCGGATGATAATTTTACCGGAAAATCCTTTAGTTCCACTGCATCTTCTACATGGATTGGTACTGAATGGAATGACCAGGTAACCTCTTTTATTGTCAGTACGATTCCCCCTTCACAGGGAACGGCCAACTGGATCTGGTCTCCTAATGCGGGTCCGGCAAATACCTGGATCGCTTTTAGGAAAAAGCTAAGCCTTGCTTCCAAACCCGCCACCGCACTCACTAAAATTGCCGCAGAAAATAAGTACTGGCTGTATGTAAATAATCAGCTGGTGGTAAAAGATGGTGGGCTCTCTATTCGTCCTGATCTGGTGAATACTTATTATGATGAAGTAGATATTGCACCCTATCTGCAGGCAGGTGAGAATACCATTGCCGTATTGGTATGGTATAAAGGAGGACAGAATGGTTATTCAGAACGGGCTGTCGGCAATGGCGGTTTATTATTTGATGCCGGTTCCGTAGTTGTGTCAGATGATACATGGAAGTACAGCGTGCATCCTTCTTTTGGAGCTACCACTCAATTAATTCTGAACGGACAGGATTACAAATGGATTGCATTCCCTGTTTCCTACGATGCCGCAAATGAACCCGCCGGCTGGACAAGCGCAGGTTTTAACGATGCCTCATGGGCTACAGCCGTAAAGAAAGGCCTCCCCCCAGTTGCACCCTGGAATTCACTCGTACCCCGCGGTATCCCATTCTGGAGAGAGGCTGAATTAAGCAATTATCAGAATTCAATACCAGCGACTGTTACAGCTAATACGACTATCACCGGTACTGTTGGTACCAATATACAGTTGCGTCCCTATTTGCACGTAAATGCTCCTGCAGGCGTGAAAATAAAAATTACTGTAAACAGGCATTACTGGCAGGAATATATCACCAAAGCCGGTGATCAGGAATTTGAGTGTTTTGCATGGCAGAACTCAAGTAATCATACCGTTACCTACGAGTTTTCAAACGTAACAGGGACAGTACAGATATTGGGTCTGAAATACAGAGAGTCCAGCTATAATGTAGATATCACCGGCCAGTTTAATTCTTCTGATGCATCGTTAAATACTTTGTGGACAAAGGCGAAGAACACGTCCAAAGTATGTATGCGTGACCAGTACTATGATTGTCCTGACCGGGAACGTGGCCAATGGTGGGGAGATGTATCTGAACAAATCCTCTACTCATTCTACTTATACGATACCAGTGTAAATAAACTGACACGCAAAGCTTTCCGCGAATTGATGAATACACAGAAAGGAAATGGTTCCCTCTATACTACAGCACCAGGTACCTCCTTTCATCTGCCTGATCAGAACCTCGCTGCAGTTGCCATGATCTGGAAGTACTATATGTATACCGGAGACAGACCTTTGTTACAGGAAATCTATCCGCAATTAAAAAAATACATCCAGTTTTGTGTAGTCAGCTCTAATGCTGATGGTATGCTCCTGTTGCAAAATGATGCATGGAACTGGATTGACTGGGGTACTAACATTGATCCCGTACCTGTAGGCAGTGCTAATACGGTGTTCAACGCACTTTATATCTCTGTGCTGGAAACCGCTATTAATACAGCTAACCTTTTAGGACAGACTGCCGATGCGACTTATTACCAGGAGCTGCAGACAAAGGTGAAGAACAACTTCAATAATTATTTCTGGAACAGCGCATCACGTGCCTATATGTCCAGCAATGTGTCATCCCGCCTGGTTGATGACCGAAGTAATGCCTGGGCTTTATCTACCGGACTGGCCAATGATCAGCAGAAAGCTGGTGCGCTGAGTGTTTTGAAAAACAGAAATGATGCAGGCCCTTACCAGGAAATGTACGTTGAAGAAAACCTGTTTAAGCTGGACCCTACTGCTGCTATTACACGCATGAAGAATCGTTTTACGCCGATGATCAACAGCTGGTCATCTACCCTGTGGGAAGATTTTACAGAAAGTAACAGTAATGCAGGATATTCCAGTAATAACCATGCATGGTCCGCCGGTCCCTTATATGTGATGAGTGCTTACCTCCTGGGTATCCGTCCTACACAACCTGCTTATGCGGAGTTTATATTTGCTCCACAGCCGGGAGGCGTTACGCAATTTGCTGGCGTAGTACCCAGTGTGAAAGGAAATATAATTGCCAGCTTCTCTCTTGACAGCACTGGTTTTACACAAAGCCTGACATCCCCTTCCGGCACCACTGCCATTGTAAGTGTTCCAAAAGATGTATTGTCTACCCTTATTGCTGAGATTAAGGTAGGAGGTATAACCGTATGGAAAAATGGTACTTTCTTAGGTGGTGTGAGTGGTGTTACGTTCTTTCAGCAGAATGATGTATCTGTACAGTTTAAAGTGAGTCCGGGAAACTGGGAGTTCACCGCTTTGGCATTTAGTAGTACAGATCCGGTGATCGCTTATGTAGATTGTAATTATAGCGGAACTGCTGTCAGTCTGCCTGTAGGCAACTATACACTGGCGCAGATGAATGCAAAAGGTATACCTGATGATGCGATCTCATCATTGGTAGTAGCCGAAGGATATAAAGTAATGCTGTATGCAGATGATAACTTTACTGGTCAGACAGAAACGCTGACTGCAAATAATAACTGTATTACCTGGTCTGCACTACATGATAAAACGACCTCTATACGTGTATTGACGAATGGGGTTACCAATCTCTCCGGTACGTATTTTTTACAGAATAGGGCCAGTGGTTTACAGATGGATGTAAACGGTGCATCTACTGCCGATGGTGCCAGTGTTATTCACTCTGATTATAACGGTAACGCCAACCAGCAGTTTATCCTTACTCACCTGGGCGATGGTAATTATAAGATCCTCGCTAAACACAGCAGCAAATCGCTGGATGTAAATGCCGCTTCTCTTTTAAATGGTACCAATGTAATTCAGTACCCATATCATGATCCGGTTGAAAGTCATCAGAATTTTATCATCGTTGCTACCGGAGACGGTTACTATAAGATGATTGCTAAACACAGTGGAAAGGTGTTGCAGGTAAATGGTGTTTCAGGCGGAGGACTGGTACATCAATGGTCAAATATCGGACAGATAAATGGTCAGTGGGCATTCACCGCCGCTGCGGCTGCTGTTGCCACAGCAACTATGTCCTCACTTTCTGTAGATCCTAACCCTGCTACAAACATGATAACGGTAAAGTTGGCTGCTACAAAAGAAGAAGACCTTTATATGCGTATTTACAATGCATCCGGAACATTGGTGAGTCCGCCCCAGAAGATTTACAGCGGTCAGCAGTTTAATCTGTCTGCATTGCCTGCCGGGATTTATATTATCAATGTTACGATTGGTGACAAAGTTGTGAGTAAGAAGGTTGTGAAGTACTAA